AGAAAACGACAGCTCTTTCTGGTCTGCGTTCACAACTGCACATCAAAGAAGTTTCGTGCCTTCGATTCATGGCCCTGGGACGGGCATGAGTCCTGTAAACTTGCAGAGCTTTGTATGATCATATTGGTTTCATTCCATCACACTCTTGGCCATTGTGGGCTAACTACCTGCAAAATGGCCCATCAAAACAACTAGGATTTCATTTAAACAGGGATTCCGTTTTCTTGCTCTGGGTTTGCAAAGACTGAGAATGCTGCTACAAACCTCTAATGTACTGAAAACTAATTGCATCCGACTTGCTACCACCGATGGCTCCTCCGAACTGCCCATGACGGCCATTTGTTCTAGCTGCAAAGTTTTCACCGGCAACCTTCGAGGAGTTTTCACGTGCATTCCCGTGCATTCAACGTGATCAGCATTGTAAGATGaaagggagaaaaagaaagcaaaattgCTTGCAGAAAACTTGCTTACCATGCCATTCCTTTGGTATAGTAAGCATTTGCTATCAGGGCACAAAATCCTTTCCATTGATGCAAGACATCGGTTGACACTGGTGGGGTAGTAGACCATCTGATGATTGTTGGCTGCGGTGTGCACAGTATTGTAATGAACACTATACTGAGCCACAGAATGCATTCCTTTACCTACAATTGAAGAAATCGTGATCGGGACAAatggaagaaaaatgaaattgagAAATGGAATGGAAATGACGAAGATCTTATAATTTATCAAAGGCGCATACATGATGAAGGTGTGATTCAGTTGACTTCATCTATCGACAATCATTAACAAATCAAGAAGAAAGTAACGATAATGGCATACATCTAAGCAAAACTCTTGGGCTTGAGTGCAAATACTACAGGGCAGGACATAGTTACAAAACTCTTAAGGCATTTGAAGATTTAAGCTAGTTATAAACTGAAGCGGACTAATTCATATTTAAGGATGTGCCAAGTTCTAAACCTCAAAGGAATGGACTTTGAAGCTCAAACTTGTTCCTCCTCCATAGGACCGCAGGCTCTCGATTTCGATACCAGATTTCTTTATATCCATAAGTTCCATTCTAAGGC
This is a stretch of genomic DNA from Brachypodium distachyon strain Bd21 chromosome 1, Brachypodium_distachyon_v3.0, whole genome shotgun sequence. It encodes these proteins:
- the LOC100844215 gene encoding uncharacterized protein LOC100844215, translating into MPTLHGAILFMRPSAYQELKSFPKNTAGSFNSCLGCNAIYSSSEGKPHIVPSFGFNFTRASHYLYRSLSERTTRHWLHRFHVNASSDEDFRSSRNIATSLFKQYKNVIDRGGGDNIKGFVNAGVQAYALGCTEEGLRMELMDIKKSGIEIESLRSYGGGTSLSFKVHSFEVKECILWLSIVFITILCTPQPTIIRWSTTPPVSTDVLHQWKGFCALIANAYYTKGMAWLPVKTLQLEQMAVMGSSEEPSVVASRMQLVFSTLEVVSPQWPRV